Proteins encoded within one genomic window of Polaribacter sp. NJDZ03:
- a CDS encoding site-specific integrase has translation MEKLPTIYLEQKNHRKEDHLLVRFTYDKKLVTLVKSIKDTYWSQNLTAWYLKNTPENLKKITTLFKGITEVDTSKINKKILFKRDLTESEKKLLNTFYLFLKGKRYSKSTIQTYTFFIADFVNFHTKIPLDELTNRSVELFIEKVFIERDYSISSQRQFISALKIFIIFCPQTKINDLVLERPKKSRKLPSVLSQEEVLEIIRCTQNLKHRAILALIYSCGLRISELTNLELVDFHIERKQLIVKNGKGRKDRYVSLADSFLPLLSNYYYSYKPKIYFVEGQNGGKYSTESVRQFLRKSCARARIKKTVTPHTLRHSYATHLLENGVDIRYIQSLLGHAKPETTMIYTHVRRKDLMEIQNPLDIALQKLNKSDKDKGNVLLSRDI, from the coding sequence TTGGAAAAACTACCAACTATTTATCTGGAACAAAAGAATCATAGAAAGGAAGATCATCTTTTGGTTAGATTTACCTATGATAAAAAGTTAGTTACTCTTGTTAAGTCTATTAAAGATACTTATTGGAGTCAAAATTTAACCGCTTGGTATTTAAAAAACACACCAGAAAATTTAAAGAAAATCACCACTCTTTTTAAAGGTATTACTGAAGTTGATACTTCTAAAATAAATAAAAAAATCCTTTTTAAAAGAGACTTAACTGAAAGTGAGAAAAAACTATTAAACACCTTTTATCTTTTTTTAAAAGGGAAAAGGTATAGTAAAAGCACCATACAGACTTATACTTTTTTTATTGCTGATTTTGTAAATTTCCACACAAAAATTCCTTTAGATGAACTTACCAATAGAAGTGTTGAACTTTTTATTGAAAAAGTTTTTATAGAACGAGATTATTCAATTAGCTCTCAAAGACAGTTTATAAGTGCCTTAAAGATTTTTATTATTTTTTGTCCACAAACCAAAATTAATGATCTTGTATTAGAAAGACCTAAGAAATCTAGAAAGTTACCTAGTGTTTTATCACAAGAGGAAGTTTTAGAGATAATAAGGTGTACACAAAACTTAAAACACCGAGCAATTTTAGCATTGATTTATTCTTGCGGATTACGAATTAGTGAACTTACAAATTTAGAATTGGTAGATTTTCATATTGAAAGAAAACAACTGATAGTAAAAAATGGAAAAGGCAGAAAAGACAGATACGTTAGTTTAGCAGATAGTTTTTTACCTCTTTTATCTAATTATTACTATTCTTACAAACCAAAGATTTATTTTGTAGAAGGACAAAACGGAGGAAAATATAGCACAGAAAGTGTGCGACAATTTTTAAGAAAAAGTTGTGCGAGAGCTAGAATCAAAAAGACAGTAACTCCTCATACTTTAAGACATAGTTATGCAACTCATTTATTAGAAAATGGTGTTGACATTAGATATATTCAATCTTTGTTGGGACATGCAAAACCAGAAACTACGATGATCTATACACATGTAAGAAGAAAGGATTTAATGGAAATTCAGAACCCTCTGGACATTGCTTTACAGAAATTAAATAAGTCCGATAAAGACAAGGGAAATGTTTTATTATCCCGGGATATTTAA
- a CDS encoding GTPase encodes MEIDKLDLNEVLKKFKKDLESYKNAKIKCGIIGRSGTGKSSLINAIAGEEVAEVGEIETTMNVNEPIEHGGLLFYDLPGCSTSNFPKENYINEFNIEEFDCVILVTADRFYDDDLFLMQELIRIKKPVYAVRTKMDFAVDRGLKRGINEKETYGKIYNNLSENLKGFRIKGIYLTSSDYPNEYDLSKLLEDIYSSLSNFKKERFIADINITSENILLEKRKIADKIVSRYSALAAANGLNPIPGLDIGVDITLMVKLSKEVQNIYGLNEEQQEYNKQLLDQKSIKLIASKVLQYTARYGGKEAIMILLKKASTTLIAKTASKWIPLVGSIIAAGIGFKMTSWIGNDMIVDAEEIAQETFNSFKKTENN; translated from the coding sequence ATGGAAATAGACAAATTAGACCTGAATGAGGTTTTAAAAAAATTTAAAAAAGATTTGGAAAGTTACAAAAACGCAAAAATCAAATGTGGAATTATTGGTAGAAGCGGAACTGGAAAATCATCTTTAATTAATGCTATTGCAGGAGAAGAAGTTGCCGAGGTTGGAGAAATCGAAACTACAATGAATGTTAACGAACCAATTGAACACGGAGGTTTACTATTTTATGACTTACCCGGTTGTTCAACTTCTAATTTTCCGAAAGAAAATTATATTAACGAATTTAATATTGAAGAATTTGATTGTGTTATTCTAGTTACAGCGGATAGATTTTATGATGATGACTTATTTTTAATGCAAGAATTAATCCGAATTAAAAAACCTGTATACGCCGTAAGAACTAAAATGGATTTTGCTGTAGATAGAGGTTTAAAAAGAGGAATTAATGAAAAAGAAACATATGGAAAGATTTATAACAATCTTTCTGAAAATCTAAAAGGATTCAGAATCAAAGGAATCTATTTAACATCATCTGACTATCCAAATGAGTATGATTTAAGTAAATTATTAGAAGATATTTATTCCAGTTTAAGTAATTTCAAAAAAGAAAGATTTATTGCCGACATAAATATCACTAGTGAAAATATACTTTTAGAAAAAAGAAAAATAGCAGATAAAATAGTTTCACGTTATTCTGCATTAGCCGCTGCTAATGGTCTAAACCCAATACCTGGACTTGACATCGGTGTTGACATAACATTAATGGTTAAATTGTCAAAAGAAGTTCAGAACATTTACGGACTGAATGAAGAACAACAAGAATACAACAAACAACTTTTAGATCAAAAAAGTATAAAATTGATTGCAAGTAAAGTTCTTCAGTACACTGCGAGATATGGTGGAAAAGAAGCAATTATGATTCTTTTGAAAAAAGCAAGCACAACATTAATTGCGAAAACAGCTTCAAAATGGATTCCTTTAGTGGGTTCAATAATTGCAGCTGGAATAGGATTTAAAATGACATCTTGGATTGGAAATGATATGATTGTAGATGCAGAAGAAATAGCACAAGAAACATTTAATTCATTTAAGAAAACGGAAAACAACTAA
- a CDS encoding toxin-antitoxin system YwqK family antitoxin: protein MKKILTNVILIFITLASQAQVKKIELENRNGKYYEIGKEIPFTGESYTFYSENKKETFTEFTDGELNGEMKKWFPNGKIEVSGKMVKGKKNGNWIAWFSNGNKLREGIYKDNKEEGKFTWWYENGKLKKRGFYKNGTSNGKWTWYFNNGQKESEGKLLSETNIGKWFWWNEKGELIHEKDFSEKLENKAFNKLIIGKWNYIKSTDKENKSIKHVIRKYPNGKEMKIVASGPNIIIKNDGTYEKKFTKENTDYGNWEMLKKDEIKFEMVIPKNSEQAKFIAIAQKAMGKKWKEDEKGNYLDSSTSKIISLTDTIMKIEYEKNYVLIYKKESE from the coding sequence ATGAAGAAAATATTGACAAACGTTATTTTAATTTTTATAACATTAGCAAGTCAAGCACAGGTTAAAAAGATTGAATTAGAAAATCGTAATGGTAAATATTATGAAATAGGAAAAGAGATTCCTTTTACTGGAGAATCTTATACCTTCTATTCTGAAAACAAAAAAGAAACATTTACAGAATTCACTGATGGAGAATTGAACGGTGAAATGAAAAAATGGTTTCCTAACGGAAAAATTGAAGTTTCCGGAAAAATGGTTAAAGGAAAAAAAAATGGTAATTGGATAGCTTGGTTTTCTAATGGTAATAAACTGAGAGAAGGAATATACAAAGACAATAAAGAAGAAGGAAAATTTACTTGGTGGTATGAAAACGGAAAATTAAAAAAGAGAGGTTTTTATAAAAATGGAACTTCTAATGGGAAATGGACTTGGTACTTTAATAACGGACAAAAAGAGTCTGAAGGAAAATTATTAAGCGAAACTAATATTGGAAAATGGTTTTGGTGGAATGAAAAAGGAGAATTAATTCACGAAAAGGATTTTTCTGAAAAATTAGAAAATAAAGCCTTTAATAAATTAATAATTGGGAAATGGAATTATATAAAATCTACTGACAAAGAAAATAAATCTATTAAACACGTTATTCGTAAATACCCAAATGGGAAAGAAATGAAAATTGTTGCAAGTGGGCCAAATATTATTATTAAAAATGATGGTACTTACGAGAAAAAATTCACGAAAGAAAATACAGATTACGGGAATTGGGAAATGCTAAAAAAAGATGAAATTAAATTTGAAATGGTTATTCCTAAAAATTCTGAACAAGCAAAATTTATTGCTATAGCTCAAAAAGCTATGGGTAAAAAATGGAAAGAAGATGAAAAAGGAAATTATCTTGATTCTTCTACAAGTAAAATAATTTCATTAACAGATACAATAATGAAAATCGAATATGAAAAAAATTACGTTTTGATTTATAAAAAAGAATCCGAATAA